The sequence below is a genomic window from Callithrix jacchus isolate 240 chromosome 16, calJac240_pri, whole genome shotgun sequence.
GGGCCTTGGACCACGCCATCCCCTGGACTGTGCAGAGTCCTCCAGGGCCCAGCTTCTGGTGGGTGGTAGACACAAGTCAGAATCAAGTGCATCTGGCCAGACACTGCCAGAGCCAAAAATTCAGCTGCCCGTGGCCTGGTCTTGGtgtagagccagggtcttgctcagGGGTTGAGGAGGCCCAGATGGCAGGGAAGGCTCTGGAGCATGTGACTGTTCTGCTGTGGACAGACCTCCTGGGCTGAGTGTTGGTCGGCCCTGGCCATGCACCTAGAGGACGTCCCTTGACCAGTGGGAGGGTCTATGGGTGGGTGTTGCCAGTGTGCCCAGGGCCCCCTGGGGACTCACTGTGTTGGCCCTGCGTCTCCTCGGAGCTTGCAGGCCCTCttggaggcccagagagagccAATTCCATGGTATGGAATTGAATGAGCCCATGCTAGGGTCTGGAGGCCCCCAAAAGAAAGGGGCCCCCAAAAGAAAGGGGCCCATGGCCAGGGGCTGGCCCAGGAGCTGGGGTGGCTTTCAGAGCGAGAGGCTGGCAGTGCTAGGAGGTAAGTGGCGATGTGCTTGGCAGCCTCAGTGCACCTTTGGGAGGACTCAGGACTCCATCTCGGTCTTCCTGAGCTACCCAGAGCTAGGAAGAGGCCAGGTGGCCTTGGTGGGTAGGATCAGGTGCTCTAGCCCTGCCTGGAACTCCCTTGGGAGCTGGGCCCCAGCCAAGAAGAGGACTGTTGTGCCTGTGCTCAGGCAACTGTGCATGCAGAGCTGGGCCCAGAACCCCTTCCAAGGCCCCTGGGCAGTCTCACCAGGAAGTGTCTAAAGCTGTCCACATGGAGTGGCACGGCTCCAGGGTAGGGGGTTGTGAGGGTGGTGCTGTGGGCCTTTGCTCTGTGCCTCCCATGGGGCAGCTGCTTCAACACCGTCTGTGCTCACTCCCTGCCCACAGTCCACCCACCGCTGACCCCTGGACAGGGCTGGCAGATTTTCACACCTGGGGGCAGGCCTCAGCTTGTCTCCAACTCAGTCAGAGCCAGCCTCACTCCCTGCCTCAGGCAGCTGTGTAtgtcttaattttcatttattcatttattgttattttttaaagatggggtttcaccatgatggccaggctggtcttgaactcctgacctcaggtgatccacccacctcggcctcccaaagtgctaggattacaggcgtgagccaccatgcctggcccatttacttatttttgagacagacttgctttgtcgcccaagctggagtgccatagtgcagtcttggctccctgcagcttccgcctcccgggttcaagcaattctcctgcctcagactcccagatagctgtgactacaggcatgtgccaccatgcctggctaatttgtgtatttttagtagagacagagtttcaccctgttggccaggctggtctcaaacttctggcctcaggtgacccacctgctttggcctcccaaagtgctgggtttacaggcatgagctgccgcctgtgattttaatttttaaccagGCTCAGAACTTGAGAATCAAATATAGGTAATGGGTGGCATTCGTGTGGATGTGGATTCCATGAAAGAGGGCTTTGTCCCCACCATCTGTTCTCCACATGTAGGTCCTTTCACTCACCAGACCCGAGGCCCGAGTTAGTAGCCCCAGCGTCTGGCAGCTCCTTAGCTTGGGGTGCATGGGCCGCTGAAGCACTAGGATGGCAGCTCAGGCTTACCAGGGCCCCACGTGTGCAGGGGTGGCCTCCCAGCACTACCAGGCAGGGCCCTGTGAGTGTCCCCTCCCTGACAGCTGGGTAGAGAGGCTAGACCAGagcaggcccctctgctgcaccACATCCTATTCTCAAAAGGGTGCCAAGTCCCAAAGGAAGCCTGTGGCCCAGTGGCTTTCTGGAGGTTTGCATGGCTGGCAAACCTCCAGCTGGGCCAGCTGCTGGAGAGGCATCAGGACAGGAGTGACTCTGCTGACCTATCCCCTCAGCGAGCTGTGAGAGTCCCTAGGTGGGAGGCACCTCACATCCCTGTCATTCCTGCCTGGCCCTGGAATGCCTCAGCCCTGCACATTCCACTCCAGCCAGGGATGTGGGCAGCTGTCTGCTCAGGTACACAAGGCTTTGCTCTTGTACCTCTTGGTTCTGGTCTGAGCTTCCTGCCTCCCACACTGTGAGCCCCCACAGGCTGGTACTGAAGCTTGCCTTGTGTGTCAGTGGCACCAGTGGATACTCAAGGCTTATGTCAAGGGAGTGAGAGAGCCAGGATGGGACCACTGGGACTGCTGGCAGCCCACATAGGGAGCCCAGTGGGAGCTACCCTGCTCCTGCCAATCCCGGTTACCCCAACAGGCTTGGCACTCAGAGCCCCCACTCCCATTCCCCAGGCATTCCGTTTGCCTACCTGCCCTTGTCCTGGACCAGCTtggctcctgcctcccagctctgAGGAGGCCTCTGCAGTTAGCTGACCTCCCTGGACTGGGGCAGCTGCCTTCTTCCACGTGGGCTCCCTGGAGAAGGCTGGAGTAGaagggccaggctgggctcgcCCTGAGCCAGGTCCTCAACCCAGTGTGAATGGCCTTGCCAAAGGCCCAGAGAGTATTCCTGCCCCAGTGTGGGAGCAGCATCCACTCCCCACCAGACAGTGCTGGCCAAGAGCCTAGTGTTCCTGGAGGGCTCCTAAACTCTAGATCTGTAGGAGAGTTAGGGCAGTCGCTGGCCACCTAGGAGAGAAGCCTGGCTCTAAGCCCCAGGTGATTGAACCAGTCATTGCCAGAGAGAGCTGTCACCTGTGAGCTGGTGAGGTCTTACTCTTGGGACCTCTGATCTCTGCAAGAACCCAAGCTGGCTCTGCCTGTCCCTCTGGAGCAGCTCTCAGTGTTGGCTACGCTCCAGCATGATGCAGGGACAGGCACGTGCACCTCTTTGCACCAGCTGCAGTCCCTCGGGACACCTGGCCGGAGCTGGCAGGCATGGGCGGGTGTGTGTGAGCACGAGCCCGCAGGTCTGTGAGCTTcgtctccctttccttcttcgcAGTGTACTAATGGTCACTTGATGTGCGCTGGCTGTTTTATCCACCTACTAGCAGATGCCCGGCTGAAGGAGGAGCAGGCCACGTGCCCCAATTGTCGTTGTGAGATCAGTAAGAGCCTCTGCTGCCGGAACCTGGCCGTGGAAAAAGCCGTGAGCGAGCTGCCTTCAGAGTGTGGCTTCTGCCTGCGCCAGTTTCCCCGCTCCCTCCTGGAGAGGCACCAGAAAGAGGAATGCCAGGACAGGTAACTGAGGGTCAGGGGCTCAGCCTCGCCATGGGGCCCACCCTGGTGCAGCAGGGCCCATGCAGAGTGAACTGGCCATGCCTGCCACCTGGGCCTTGGGTACCACCTGTGCAGCCCAGTGACGGCCCCAGGGGAGGGTGCTGCACAGGATGGCGACAGGTAGGCTCTGCACCCGGTTGTTATCAGGACATGACCCTGGCCTTCCAGCGCTCTTTGTGTCAAAGGGCCCAGGACAGCGTGGGACCTCAGGGAGCTTGGTGTGAGGCTACACTGGCAAGAGCCCATGGCTACCCAGCCACTGGAGGCAGCCACCAAGTCTCCTGGAGTGAGGCTGTGCAGGGCCACAGCTGCCAAGCAGAAGAGGGAACCAGAGCTGCGGTTCTGGGCACGCAGGCTCAAACTCAcgctcttccttccctccctctccccgtTTCTGCCTGTCTCCTTCCTCTCTGCACACTGCCACTTTCACCCCATCCTGGGGGCTGGGCTCACAGCTGTGTGTGTCCCAGAAAGGGCTTCTTAGCTGGATGGAAGCCATGTGGGAGGACAGCTTGTCACAGCTGCCTGTTTTGGGTTCGTGACTGATGTGCCTGCCTCCCCTAGGGTAACCCAGTGCAAGTACAAACGCATCGGCTGCCCCTGGCACGGCCCCTTCCATGAGCTGACGGTGCACGAGGCTGCCTGTGCCCACCCGACCAAGACGGGCAACGAGCTGATGGAGATCCTGGATGAGATGGACCAGAGCCACCGAAAGGAGATGCAGCTATACAACAGCATCTTCAGCCTGCTCAGCTTTGAGAAGATCGGCTACACAGGTGAGGCGCCCCGCCGCCTGCTGCATGCCACACAGGCGTGGGCGTGGGGGGCTGGCAGCCAAGAGCCTGGGGGCAGAGGCTCTGGGCACTGGGCACTGACTGTGCCAGACGGCCAGGCTCTGGACAAGCTCCCAGTGGACAGGAGGACACCTCAGGCAAGAAGACAGGCCGGAGACTGAGCAGAAGGAGGGGCCGAGACCGACCCCAGGTGCACGCCTGTGTGGCTCGCTCAGCAGCCCCGCCCACCTGTCCTCCCCACCCTGGCCCCACCACCCCAGCAAGGTGGCACCCTCACTGTGGGGCTCCAGAGCCTCCAGACAGTCAGGGTCTAACCAGAAAGTGGGCAGGTCTCAGGGGGCCTGGAACCTAGGGGCCCATCCCTTGGAGCGTGGGGCGAGACGAGCACCCTGTTGAGTGAGGACTGCTTGCAGGCAGTCACTGTCCCAGCTGTGGGTCTCAAGGCTGGCACGAAGCCATTCAGGGACAGGGCTGCAGAACAAGCTGAGGGTGCCCGACTCAAAACTGTAGAACTGGGAGCGGACACCCACAGACGCACGGGCTGGACGCAGGCCCAGACCCACTGGATCTCGTGGCTCTCAGCCACTACCACCGCCTTTGAACATGTCGGGGAGCAGGAGCCAGGCCAAAGCCTGGTCCAGAGGACAGCAAGAAGCACCTGTTGATGCTGGGGCCGCTGGAGGAAGCTCTATCCCGCTACTCTCAGCCCGCACCAGGCGGCTGGCTCAGAGCACCAGGCATGGCTCAAGCAGGGCGGTCATGGGCAGCCAGTCCCGCCCTGCTGCCTGGACTGGGTCCAGTGGGGTGTGTGGGCCTGAGTAGGCCAGAGAGGCCAAGGGCCAGGGGCCTCTGCAGCAGCCACAGCCTGTGGTGAGTAGCAGCCTTAGCTGCCTGGAGATACCAGGACCTCATGGAGTCTAGGCAGGCTGGGGCCATGTGGCTGCAGCTGTGGCCAAGTGGGAAGCCCCATTCGTGCAGGAAAGACTGGCCACCTGAGAGCCCACGCCTCACAGAGGGACTTGCCAGCCACGGGCTGTGGGCTGCACAAGAGGACTGTGCAGGCAGGGCTGCCTGCTGACTGGCAGCCCCAATCCGGCCTGGAGCCCAAGGACCTGGCACTCCCCTCGGGCAGGGCTGGGTGCCGCAGCTGCCTGCTGGCTTTTCTGGCAGCTCTGTATCAGAACCAATAAAGTGCACTTGTTCTCAGAACCGCAtcctgtctgtgtgtctgcttaCCCCACCCTGGGGGACACCCGGGGCTCAGGGTGACgagggaggccagtgtgggccGGGCACGCCTGGGGTGTGGCCTGACACGTGCAGCCAACACGTGCAGCCTCTGGACTCTGCAGCTAATCTGTGTTGATTCTGTTTGTAGTTGTTCCCCCCCCCCCGCAAAGCTTGTGTACGACTCCATTTGCCATAGTTGCATTTGGCTTGCTTGTGACAAGCAGAGCTCGGTGTCTGGGTAAGTTGCCTTCCTCTCCGGCTGAGCCTGCCCTCGGCCTGGTCGGGGAAGGCGTTGCTGTCCAGCCTTGCCCACACTAACGGCCGACTTTTTCCGGTCCTGTCTGTCTCCACAGAGGTCCAGTTCCGGCCGTACCGCACAGATGACTTCATCACACGCCTGTACTACGAGACGCCCAGGTTCACGGTGCTGAACCAGACGTGGGTCCTGAAGGCTCGCGTCAACGACTCAGAGCGCAACCCCAACCTGTCCTGCAAGCGCACGCTGTCCTTCCAGCTCCTCCTCAAGAGCAAGGTCACGGCACCCCTGGAGTGCTCCTTCTTGCTGCTTAAAGGCCCCTACGACGACGTGAGGATCAGCCCCGTCATCTACCACTTTGTCTTCACCAACGAGAGCAATGAGACGGACTACGTGCCGCTGCCCATCATTGACTCCGTGGAGTGCAACAAGCTGCTGGCCGCCAAGAACATCAACCTGCGGCTCTTCCTGTTCCAGATACAGAAGTAGGGCGGGGCCTCAGGATCCCGAGGAGCCGACTGGCAGCATCCCAGCACCGCTGCCCTGTCCACCTGGCTGGCAGCTGCTTCACATGACTATGTGATCATTTTCGCAAAGGAGAACAAATGAAGCCAAACACTGGGAAagtctgcatgtgtgtgcaatGGGGCCCCGCCTCCAGCTCACCCCTCTGcagccctgcctcccttccttccgaGGGCACCAGAGGCTGGGCTGACCCAAAGAGGAGGTGGTGCATCGGGCACCCCAAGGCTCAGAGACTGGTGGCAGCAAGGAGGCCACTGAGAGGCACAGCGACCCTGCCCCAGCCCTTCTGCACAGCCAGGCGGTGGTGTTGCTCTGTCCCTGCACGgttctggctgggcgcaggggCCTTGCTGACATCAGACGGCATTTCCGAATATCTGATTGCGATTAAAAGGCAGCCTTGTTTCatactttctgttttgttcaagGGGAAGGCATGGCTGTGAATGGACAGCGCGGGAGCTTTGGTTTGGCCTGGGGGGCAGAGCCCACCCCATCCCCATTTCTGTGCCCACACACGCCCCCCCAAGGAGAGACTCAGACACTGCTTCCCCTTACACTTTGTCATGGGGTCTCGAGACTGAGGCTTGGGTGGGGAGATCCAGGTAGGGTTGGGGCTGCCCTGGCCAATCAGCCGCTCCCAGCGAGAACAGGACTCGGCCACAAAGGCTCAGCAGACATTTTCGGAAAGCAGGGTGAAATGGTCTCTTCCAGGAAAAAGATTAAACTCCTTGCAGGCTCTTCAATAAGTCACACCATTTTAGTGAGAAAGTCTATTTACTGTAGATTCAGCCTTGAGGGCCCAGCATCCCTAGGCTGTGTGGAAAGCTTGAGTCAGTGCTTGGGTGCCTGGCTGGTTGGGAGTCTGAGGGGTGCCCCCATGCTGCTCTCGGGGTCACCGCAGAGGTCAGATGTTGGGCAGCCCAGCTTCTCACCTGGAAGAGGTGGGCCCTTCCCATCCTCACCCTGGCTGCCTCCCCCATGCTCCCTGTGGTGGTTGAGCTGGGCTAGCCTAACAGGGTGGGAAGGAACCCTGCTTGGAGGGGTGAGCCCTGGTTCTTTCTTCCCCTGGGACCCTTGGGGCTACTGGGAAGGGTAGCGCTTGACTCCCCCACCTTTGCTTAGGAGATGTGGCTCTTCCATCATAGCTTTTTGTTGCTTCAATACCAAAGAACTGGTTTCCTGTCAGGTGCAATACTGTGCCTCAGAGCAGTGCCACCCACCCCACCTGGCTGCCAGGGCCTGTCCTCCACTGTCCTATGCTTTCCTGGCCACAGGTCAAGGGCTGAGGAATGGAGAGGAGGAGCTAGGGGCAGAATGCAAGCGCAGTCATCCGGGCTGCTAAGCGTGGCTAGGCACAGCCCAGCATGATCCAGTCTGGGAGAGCTCTTCCCTCCCAGGCAGCCGCACTGCCCCTCACAGGCCAAATTTTTCTGGGGCTGTTTCTGAGAATTCTGTTGGGTTTCTACTCCTAGGCCAAGGTGTGTGGCCTGCTGGGAGTGCCTTGCTGCTGGAGCCTTCTCTCCTGCAAAGCTGATGTGGCCTGGCCACCAAGGACATGGGAAGGCCCCACATTTGGTTTTCTGCTGTCCACAGAGACCCCAGCCAGCCCCCAGCAAATCCCTTGGAGCAGCTGCCTCTGACTCGGGGTCAACCAGGGTGAATTCTGCTGTGCTTTGGGGCTGCCTACCCCCATGCTTTGCCCACATGGACAGAAGGATGGCTATGACTCTGCATCTTCGTGTCTTTGGAAGTCAGATACCCTCTTGTGTCGTGTGTCTGGGTCCAAGGTGATGATGTTGGGTGCATAGGTGGGGCAGGCTTGCCCTGTCCATCTGTGTTTGGGTGTGTGAGAGACTGACTCAGCGGAGGGACAGGCCCCAGCATGtcttggggtggggagggtggagcCCTTGTTCTTTATGGGCGCAGCCAGGCTGGGATGCCGGGGGCCTGGAGGCAGCAGATCTCTGCAGGTAAATGTACCTGTGTGGTTGGGGGCCACATGGAGAAAGGAAACCCAGGGCTGGTTGAGCTCCTGCAGCCCCACCTTGGTGGTCCCGGGGCATTCAGCCCTGTGGGAGTTCAGGACAGGAGGGGCTGGCGTAAGGGCAAGGGCAGTGCCCACACAAGGCCCTTCAAGGTG
It includes:
- the ZFTRAF1 gene encoding zinc finger TRAF-type-containing protein 1 isoform X1; amino-acid sequence: MSGAEEAGGGGPAAGPAGAVPAGVGVGVVAGPGAAAGQAAAAAAAAALGEAAGPGLPDEAGLAGARQLQLQEAAGDPDAPPKKRLRAAEAAEAAAAAAAAGSGKLEERLYSVLCCTVCLDLPKASVYQCTNGHLMCAGCFIHLLADARLKEEQATCPNCRCEISKSLCCRNLAVEKAVSELPSECGFCLRQFPRSLLERHQKEECQDRVTQCKYKRIGCPWHGPFHELTVHEAACAHPTKTGNELMEILDEMDQSHRKEMQLYNSIFSLLSFEKIGYTEVQFRPYRTDDFITRLYYETPRFTVLNQTWVLKARVNDSERNPNLSCKRTLSFQLLLKSKVTAPLECSFLLLKGPYDDVRISPVIYHFVFTNESNETDYVPLPIIDSVECNKLLAAKNINLRLFLFQIQK
- the ZFTRAF1 gene encoding zinc finger TRAF-type-containing protein 1 isoform X2, whose protein sequence is MCAGCFIHLLADARLKEEQATCPNCRCEISKSLCCRNLAVEKAVSELPSECGFCLRQFPRSLLERHQKEECQDRVTQCKYKRIGCPWHGPFHELTVHEAACAHPTKTGNELMEILDEMDQSHRKEMQLYNSIFSLLSFEKIGYTEVQFRPYRTDDFITRLYYETPRFTVLNQTWVLKARVNDSERNPNLSCKRTLSFQLLLKSKVTAPLECSFLLLKGPYDDVRISPVIYHFVFTNESNETDYVPLPIIDSVECNKLLAAKNINLRLFLFQIQK